One segment of Phragmites australis chromosome 13, lpPhrAust1.1, whole genome shotgun sequence DNA contains the following:
- the LOC133887647 gene encoding peroxidase 12-like: protein MAKPSRVAVFLCAVSSLCAVLSSATVTVNEPIVNGLSWSFYDASCPSVEGIVRWHVTEALRRDIGIAAGLIRIFFHDCFPQGCDASLLLSGSSSEQQEVPNKTLRPEALKLIDDIRAAVHRDCGPKVSCADITTLATRDAVVASGGPYFDVPLGRRDGFAPASKDQVGTLPGPSFEVPMLIQAFKDRNLNVRDLVALSGAHTVGLGHCESFRGRLPPNADDTIDPPFRQKLTAKCSNDPAGTVTQVLDVRTPNAFDNKYYFDLIAKQGLFKSDQGLINHPDTNRTATRFALNQGAFFDQFAKSMVKMSQMDVLTHSAGEIRLNCAVRNTRVSGLEAAGDEGLAADA, encoded by the exons ATGGCGAAGCCCAGCAGAGTGGCCGTCTTCCTCTGCGCCGTCTCCTCCCTCTGCGCCGTCCTTTCGTCGGCCACCGTCACCGTCAACGAGCCCATCGTCAACGGCCTCTCCTGGAGCTTCTACGACGCGTCCTGCCCGTCCGTGGAGGGCATCGTGCGGTGGCACGTCACCGAGGCACTCCGCCGCGACATCGGCATCGCCGCCGGCCTCATCCGCATCTTCTTCCATGACTGCTTCCCGCAG GGTTGCGACGCGTCGCTCCTCCTGTCGGGCTCCAGCAGCGAGCAGCAGGAGGTTCCCAACAAGACGCTGCGTCCCGAGGCACTGAAGCTCATCGACGACATCCGCGCCGCCGTCCACcgtgactgtggccccaaggtGTCCTGTGCCGACATCACCACGCTCGCCACCCGTGACGCCGTCGTCGCA TCCGGAGGGCCCTACTTCGACGTGCCGCTGGGGCGCCGCGACGGGTTCGCGCCGGCGTCGAAGGACCAGGTCGGCACCCTACCGGGCCCCTCCTTTGAGGTGCCCATGCTCATCCAGGCGTTCAAGGACCGCAACCTCAACGTGAGGGACCTCGTGGCGCTCTCCGGTGCGCACACCGTCGGCCTCGGCCACTGCGAGTCCTTCCGCGGCCGCCTCCCGCCCAACGCCGACGACACCATCGACCCGCCCTTCAGGCAGAAGCTGACAGCCAAGTGCTCCAACGACCCCGCCGGCACCGTGACGCAGGTGCTGGACGTGCGCACGCCCAACGCCTTCGACAACAAGTACTACTTCGACCTGATCGCCAAGCAGGGGCTGTTCAAGTCGGACCAGGGCCTCATCAACCACCCGGACACCAACCGCACGGCCACGCGCTTCGCGCTCAACCAGGGCGCCTTCTTCGACCAGTTCGCCAAGTCTATGGTGAAGATGAGCCAGATGGACGTCCTCACCCACAGCGCCGGCGAGATCCGCCTCAACTGCGCCGTGCGCAACACCCGGGTCTCAGGCCTCGAGGCTGCCGGCGACGAGGGGCTCGCAGCGGATGCGTGA
- the LOC133888849 gene encoding cationic peroxidase SPC4-like, translating to MAISPRSTALATALLVVAAAAICAAAARLPPPSATNDTSLSHYFYVESCPQLETIVRSAVDNAIRLDVRLTAGLLRIFFHDCFPQGCDASILLDNGERLLAPNVGLQQGALQLIEDIRAKVHAACGPTVSCADILVLATRDAVNLAGGPAFTVPLGRLDSRAPASDSDVFALPPPTSSVDELLGAFNSRNLSDPADLVALSGAHTVGKARCNSFTDRTNPPKDDISRCLSEFCSSGDGNRLRDLDFLTPEVFDNMYYIDLMLNKGVMLTSDQGLASDGRTSWLVKGFADNHWWFFDQFSTSMIKMSKLKGPQGNVGEIRGNCFRPNSPGTAIDAGAGGEGLAASA from the exons ATGGCAATAAGCCCCAGGAGCACTGCCCTGGCCACCGCCctgctcgtcgtcgccgccgccgccatctgcGCTGCTGCGGCTCGGCTGCCTCCGCCTTCGGCTACGAACGACACTAGTTTGTCCCACTACTTCTACGTGGAGTCGTGCCCGCAGCTGGAGACCATCGTGCGCTCCGCCGTGGACAACGCCATCCGCCTGGATGTCCGACTCAccgccggcctcctccgcatcttcttccacgactgcttccCTCAG GGGTGCGACGCGTCCATCCTTCTCGACAATGGCGAGCGGCTGCTCGCACCCAACGTGGGGCTGCAGCAAGGGGCGCTCCAGCTCATCGAGGACATCCGCGCCAAGGTGCACGCCGCCTGCGGACccaccgtctcctgcgccgacatcCTCGTCCTCGCCACCCGCGACGCCGTCAACCTG GCCGGAGGCCCAGCCTTCACCGTGCCCCTGGGTCGCCTCGACAGCCGCGCGCCCGCTTCCGACAGCGACGTCTTCGCACTCCCGCCACCGACCAGCAGCGTCGACGAGCTCCTTGGCGCGTTCAACAGTAGGAACCTCTCTGACCCCGCCGACCTCGTCGCGCTCTCCGGCGCGCACACCGTCGGGAAGGCACGGTGCAACTCCTTCACCGACCGCACCAACCCCCCCAAGGACGACATCTCCAGGTGCCTCTCCGAGTTCTGCTCATCCGGCGACGGGAACCGGCTGCGCGACCTGGACTTCCTCACGCCGGAGGTGTTCGACAACATGTACTACATTGACCTGATGCTGAACAAGGGGGTGATGCTCACCTCCGACCAGGGGCTGGCCAGCGACGGTCGCACCAGCTGGCTCGTCAAGGGATTCGCCGACAACCACTGGTGGTTCTTCGACCAGTTCTCAACCTCCATGATCAAGATGAGCAAGCTTAAGGGACCGCAAGGAAACGTCGGCGAGATCCGTGGCAACTGCTTCAGGCCCAACAGCCCCGGCACCGCTATCgatgccggcgccggcggcgagggccTTGCAGCCTCTGCTTGA